A DNA window from Seriola aureovittata isolate HTS-2021-v1 ecotype China chromosome 8, ASM2101889v1, whole genome shotgun sequence contains the following coding sequences:
- the eif1ad gene encoding probable RNA-binding protein EIF1AD, producing the protein MSQATKRKHVVKEVLGDFVTPTENQQIVKVIGSRGNNLHETVTAQGETFLVSMPTKFRKNIWIKRGDYVIVDPIEEGEKVKAEISFILYKDHIQYLQKQQLWPEGFMEEPSAQDKTNKQQETEEKDEEEEVIDSEDDESDLFVNTNRRNYQYSESEEDDDSEEENEDK; encoded by the exons ATGTCTCAGGCCACCAAACGCAAACACGTTGTCAAGGAGGTTCTTGGAGACTTTGTCACGCCCACAGAAAACCAGCAGATTGTGAAG GTTATTGGTAGCCGTGGTAACAACCTCCATGAAACTGTCACGGCTCAGGGTGAGACCTTCCTGGTGAGCATGCCCACCAAATTCCGCAAGAACATCTGGATCAAGAGAG GTGACTATGTGATTGTGGATCCTAtcgaggaaggagagaaggtgaAGGCAGAGATCAGCTTCATTCTCTACAAAGATCACATTCAGTACCTgcagaaacagcagctctg GCCAGAGGGGTTTATGGAGGAGCCGTCAGCGCAggacaagacaaacaaacagcaggagacagaagaaaaggatgaggaagaggaagttaTCGACTCTGAAGACGATGAGAGCGACCTCTTTGTGAACACCAACCGCCGTAACTACCAGTACAGTGAGAGCGAGGAGGACGACgacagtgaggaagaaaatgaggaCAAATAG
- the ctsf gene encoding cathepsin F — MMVGFRSCLVVRWLALAAVLGTVFGLGEDLDRPLFGPPGSPIRLHESDPGLKKALEFAEERYNRGSNAMHLRRVSRLISATKQLVKGIRYTITVEVSNTQCKKSTMLRTCDFYPESQKLKTELCMFEVWDVPWQGTSTLLKQKCQPKVEVEETNKVEDSSTSQSPEESVELLGQFKEFMAKYNKVYSSQEEADRRLRIFHENLKTAEKLQSLDQGSAEYGVTKFSDLTEEEFRSTYLNPLLSQWTLQRPMKPASPARGPAPASWDWRDHGAVSPVKNQGMCGSCWAFSVTGNIEGQWFLKNGALLSLSEQELVDCDGLDQACRGGLPSNAYEAIEKLGGLETETDYTYTGQKQRCDFTTRKVAAYINSSVELSKDEKEIAAWLAENGPVSVALNAFAMQFYRKGVSHPFKIFCNPWMIDHAVLMVGYGERKGMPFWAIKNSWGEDYGEQGYYYLYRGSNACGINRMCSSAVIN; from the exons ATGATGGTTGGATTCCGCTCTTGTCTGGTGGTCCGGTGGCTGGCACTGGCCGCCGTTCTGGGCACAGTGTTCGGGCTCGGCGAGGATCTCGACCGGCCTTTGTTCGGGCCTCCCGGCTCTCCTATCCGGCTGCATGAGTCCGACCCCGGCCTGAAGAAGGCTCTGGAGTTCGCCGAGGAGCGCTACAACCGGGGCTCAAACGCAATGCACCTCCGCAGGGTCAGCCGGCTCATCTCCGCAACCAAACAG CTGGTTAAGGGAATCCGCTACACTATAACAGTGGAAGTGAGTAACACTCAGTGTAAGAAATCCACCATGCTCAGGACATGTGACTTCTATCCCGAGTCACAGAAACTCAAG ACGGAGCTGTGCATGTTCGAGGTGTGGGATGTTCCCTGGCAGGGCACTTCGACTCTGCTCAAACAGAAGTGCCAGCCTAAAG TTGAAGTAGAAGAGACCAACAAGGTGGAGGATTCGTCCACCAGCCAGTCGCCGGAG GAGTCTGTGGAGCTGCTGGGACAGTTCAAAGAGTTCATGGCTAAATACAATAAGGTTTACAGCAGCCAGGAGG AGGCAGACCGTCGCTTGCGCATCTTCCACGAGAACCTCAAGACCGCTGAGAAGCTCCAGTCTTTGGATCAAGGTTCAGCTGAATATGGAGTCACCAAGTTCAGTGACCTCACtg AGGAGGAGTTTCGCTCTACATACCTGAACCCGCTGCTGAGCCAGTGGACTCTCCAGCGACCAATGAAACCAGCCTCTCCTGCCCGTGGCCCTGCCCCTGCCAGCTGGGATTGGCGGGATCATGGAGCTGTCAGTCCCGTTAAGAACCAG GGTATGTGTGGATCCTGCTGGGCGTTTTCTGTGACAGGCAACATTGAAGGCCAGTGGTTCCTGAAAAATGGTGCATTGCTGTCACTTTCTGAACAAG AGCTGGTTGACTGTGATGGGCTGGACCAGGCGTGCAGAGGAGGGCTGCCATCAAATGCCTATGAAGCCATTGAGAAACTGG GTGGTCTGGAGACAGAGACTGACTACACTTACACTGGACAGAAGCAGAGGTGCGACTTCACCACAAGGAAAGTGGCCGCCTATATCAacagctctgtggagctgtcCAAAGATGAGAAGG aaatTGCAGCTTGGCTCGCTGAGAATGGACCAGTCTCTGTTGCTCTGAATGCCTTTGCAATGCAG TTCTACAGGAAGGGTGTTTCTCACCCTTTTAAGATCTTCTGCAACCCCTGGATGATCGACCACGCTGTGCTGATGGTGGGATATGGAGAAC GTAAAGGAATGCCATTCTGGGCCATCAAAAACAGCTGGGGGGAGGATTATGGAGAGCAG ggTTACTACTACCTATACAGGGGGTCCAATGCATGTGGGATCAACAGGATGTGCTCATCTGCTGTAATCAATTAA